From one Dama dama isolate Ldn47 chromosome 4, ASM3311817v1, whole genome shotgun sequence genomic stretch:
- the ACD gene encoding adrenocortical dysplasia protein homolog, which yields MASFGGLVLRPWIRELVLGSEALSSPRAGQLLKVLLEAKAQSPSGVPEPPDAEAVLLISDGTHSIRCLVTGEALNASDWEEKEFGFRGTEGRMLLLRDCKVRVQVAEGDTPAEFYLQVDSFALLPTEQPREQVTGCNEDPDVRKKLYDCLEEHLSESTSSNAGLSLSQLLNEVEVDQEHQKALVRLAESCLMLAGPDTAAPITPWAASRCRSTGEAVYTVSSLRLHISENDQQILSSLGPSQRAQGPERSPSHLALQDLSLSLISSPPSSPSSSGTPALPSQLLSKENSASVSLLPPLPLAAPDPVQKGSSLPPGSPHPSHVPNTPLLSCTPSLSRPGRAPSVHQAHVSRAQKPSLEFKELGLPPKTWQHSPRTRTTEGALESSCVWDPPERHRDGSAFQYEYKPPCPSLCAQVQAARLPPQLVAWALHFLMEPQPDSELTQV from the exons ATGGCAAGTTTTGGGGGCCTGGTCCTGCGACCCTGGATTCGAGAGCTGGTCCTAGGGTCAGAGGCACTCTCAAGCCCTCGGGCGGGGCAGCTGCTCAAG GTACTGCTggaggccaaggcccagagcCCGTCCGGTGTCCCTGAGCCGCCCGACGCGGAGGCCGTGCTGCTTATATCCGACGGGACCCACAGTATCCGATGCCTAGTGACGGGTGAGGCCCTGAACGCCTCAGACTG GGAGGAGAAGGAGTTCGGCTTCAGAGGGACAGAAGGCCGGATGCTGCTGCTGCGGGACTGCAAGGTCCGCGTCCAGGTCGCCGAGGGAGACACG CCTGCGGAGTTCTACCTCCAGGTGGACAGCTTCGCTCTGCTGCCCACGGAACAACCCCGGGAACAGGTGACTGGTTG CAACGAGGACCCAGATGTGCGGAAAAAGCTCTATGACTGCTTGGA GGAGCACCTTTCAGAGTCCACCTCCTCCAATGCAG gtctttcactgtcccAGCTTCTGAATGAGGTAGAGGTGGACCAGGAGCATCAGAAGGCATTAGTGCGCCTGGCTGAGAGCTGTCTGATGCTGGCAGGTCCTGACACAGCAGCCCCCATCACCCCCTGGGCTGCCTCTCGCTGCAGAAGCACG GGAGAAGCTGTGTACACTGTCTCCAGCCTACGGCTGCACATCTCTGAGAATGACCAGCAAATCCTGAGCTCTCTGGGCCCAAGTCAGAGGGCACAGG gccccgaGCGATCCCCATCACACCTGGCTCTGCAGGACCTGTCGCTGAGTCTGAtctcctcccctccttcttcACCCAGTTCCTCAG GAACCCCTGCCTTACCCAGCCAGCTGCTGTCAAAGGAGAACAGTGCCAGCGTCAGCCTTCTGCCTCCTCTGCCCTTGGCTGCTCCAGACCCAGTGCAGAAGGGCAGCTCCCTGCCCCCCGGGTCCCCACATCCCAGCCATGTACCCAACACCCCACTCCTGAGCTGCACCCCAAGCCTGTCACGCCCTGGCCGTGCCCCCAGTGTACACCAGGCCCATGTAAGCAGGGCCCAGAAACCTAGCCTGGAATTCAAAGAGCTTGGGTTACCCCCCAAGACCTGGCAGCATTCTCCAAGGACAAGAACCACCGAGGGAGCCCTGGAGTCCAGCTGTGTCTGG GACCCCCCAGAGAGGCATCGTGATGGTTCTGCCTTCCAGTATGAGTACAAGCCACCTTGCCCCTCCCTGTGTGCCCAGGTCCAGGCTGCCAG GCTCCCTCCCCAGCTCGTGGCCTGGGCCTTGCATTTTCTGATGGAGCCACAGCCGGACTCTGAACTGACCCAGGTGTGA
- the PARD6A gene encoding partitioning defective 6 homolog alpha isoform X1, with product MARPQRTPARSPDSIVEVKSKFDAEFRRFALPRASVSGFQEFSRLLRAVHQIPGLDVLLGYTDAHGDLLPLTNDDSLHRALCSGPPPLRLLVQKRAEADSSGLAFASNSLQRRKKGLLLRPVAPLRTRPPLLISLPQDFRQVSSVIDVDLLPETHRRVRLHKHGSDRPLGFYIRDGMSVRVAPQGLERVPGIFISRLVRGGLAESTGLLAVSDEILEVNGIEVAGKTLDQVTDMMVANSHNLIVTVKPANQRNNVVRGASGRLAGPPSAGPAEPDSDDDSSDLVIENHQPPCSNGLSQGPPCWDLHASRLLPAARSSLPSLDDREQASSGWGSSIRGDGSGFSL from the exons ATGGCCAGGCCACAGAGGACTCCGGCACGCAGTCCCGACAGCATCGTCGAGGTGAAGAGCAAA TTTGATGCTGAGTTCCGACGCTTTGCTCTGCCTCGCGCTTCAGTGAGCGGCTTCCAGGAGTTTTCTCGGTTGCTGCGTGCAGTACACCAGATCCCGGGCCTGGACGTGCTGCTTGGTTATACTGATGCTCACGGCGACCTACTGCCCCTCACCAACGACGACAGCCTGCACCGGGCCCTATGCAGTGGGCCCCCACCACTGCGCCTGCTAGTGCAGAAGCGGG CAGAAGCTGATTCCAGTGGCCTGGCCTTTGCCTCCAACTCTCTGCAACGGCGCAAGAAAGGGCTCCTACTTCGGCCAGTGGCACCCCTGCGCACCCGGCCACCGCTACTCATCAGCCTGCCACAAGATTTCCGCCAGGTTTCTTCAGTCATAGATGTGGACCTACTGCCTGAGACCCACCGACGGGTGCGGCTGCATAAGCATGGTTCCGACCGCCCCCTGGGTTTCTACATCCGAGATGGCATGAGCGTGCGAGTAGCTCCCCAGGGCCTGGAACGGGTTCCAGGCATCTTCATCTCCCGCCTGGTACGAGGGGGCCTGGCTGAGAGTACGGGGCTGCTGGCAGTCAGTGATGAGATCCTCGAGGTCAATGGCATTGAGGTAGCCGGGAAGACCTTGGACCAAGTGACGGACATGATGGTCGCCAACAGCCACAACCTCATTGTCACTGTCAAGCCAGCCAATCAGCGCAATAATGTGGTGCGTGGGGCATCTGGGCGCCTGGCAGGGCCTCCTTCTGCTGGGCCTGCTGAGCCTGACAGCGACGATGACAGCAGTGATCTGGTCATTGAGAACCACCAGCCTCCCTGTTCCAATGGGCTGTCTCAAGGGCCTCCGTGCTGGGACCTGCATGCAAGCCGCCTACTTCCTGCTGCCCGCAGCTCTCTGCCCTCCCTGGATGATCGGGAGCAGGCCAGCTCTGGTTGGGGGAGTAGCATTCGAGGAGATGGTAGTGGCTTCAGCCTCTGA
- the PARD6A gene encoding partitioning defective 6 homolog alpha isoform X2: MARPQRTPARSPDSIVEVKSKFDAEFRRFALPRASVSGFQEFSRLLRAVHQIPGLDVLLGYTDAHGDLLPLTNDDSLHRALCSGPPPLRLLVQKREADSSGLAFASNSLQRRKKGLLLRPVAPLRTRPPLLISLPQDFRQVSSVIDVDLLPETHRRVRLHKHGSDRPLGFYIRDGMSVRVAPQGLERVPGIFISRLVRGGLAESTGLLAVSDEILEVNGIEVAGKTLDQVTDMMVANSHNLIVTVKPANQRNNVVRGASGRLAGPPSAGPAEPDSDDDSSDLVIENHQPPCSNGLSQGPPCWDLHASRLLPAARSSLPSLDDREQASSGWGSSIRGDGSGFSL; this comes from the exons ATGGCCAGGCCACAGAGGACTCCGGCACGCAGTCCCGACAGCATCGTCGAGGTGAAGAGCAAA TTTGATGCTGAGTTCCGACGCTTTGCTCTGCCTCGCGCTTCAGTGAGCGGCTTCCAGGAGTTTTCTCGGTTGCTGCGTGCAGTACACCAGATCCCGGGCCTGGACGTGCTGCTTGGTTATACTGATGCTCACGGCGACCTACTGCCCCTCACCAACGACGACAGCCTGCACCGGGCCCTATGCAGTGGGCCCCCACCACTGCGCCTGCTAGTGCAGAAGCGGG AAGCTGATTCCAGTGGCCTGGCCTTTGCCTCCAACTCTCTGCAACGGCGCAAGAAAGGGCTCCTACTTCGGCCAGTGGCACCCCTGCGCACCCGGCCACCGCTACTCATCAGCCTGCCACAAGATTTCCGCCAGGTTTCTTCAGTCATAGATGTGGACCTACTGCCTGAGACCCACCGACGGGTGCGGCTGCATAAGCATGGTTCCGACCGCCCCCTGGGTTTCTACATCCGAGATGGCATGAGCGTGCGAGTAGCTCCCCAGGGCCTGGAACGGGTTCCAGGCATCTTCATCTCCCGCCTGGTACGAGGGGGCCTGGCTGAGAGTACGGGGCTGCTGGCAGTCAGTGATGAGATCCTCGAGGTCAATGGCATTGAGGTAGCCGGGAAGACCTTGGACCAAGTGACGGACATGATGGTCGCCAACAGCCACAACCTCATTGTCACTGTCAAGCCAGCCAATCAGCGCAATAATGTGGTGCGTGGGGCATCTGGGCGCCTGGCAGGGCCTCCTTCTGCTGGGCCTGCTGAGCCTGACAGCGACGATGACAGCAGTGATCTGGTCATTGAGAACCACCAGCCTCCCTGTTCCAATGGGCTGTCTCAAGGGCCTCCGTGCTGGGACCTGCATGCAAGCCGCCTACTTCCTGCTGCCCGCAGCTCTCTGCCCTCCCTGGATGATCGGGAGCAGGCCAGCTCTGGTTGGGGGAGTAGCATTCGAGGAGATGGTAGTGGCTTCAGCCTCTGA
- the ENKD1 gene encoding enkurin domain-containing protein 1 has product MCEGPSRISGPIPPDPTLCPDYYRRPSSAQGRLEGNAPKLDLLTPDTDPDLDATPPRGPRIRPGGLEILERGRRGVGGVLLQLGGISLGPGASPKRKDPKDHEKENMRRIREIQRRFREQEHSREQGQSRPLKALWRSPKYDKVESRVKAQLQEPGPASGTEPAHFLRAHSRCGPGLPPPRPPSPQLTPPGPNAKAPGLGVDFITHNARTAKRAPRRHSRSLQVLAQVLEQQRQAQEHYNATQKGHVPHYLLERRDLWRREAEARQHSQPDPAMPPGHTRMPENQRLETLSSLLQSQSQLLRELVLLPAGADSLRAQSHRAALDRKLVQVEEAIKIFSRPKVFVKMDS; this is encoded by the exons ATGTGTGAGGGTCCGTCCCGCATCTCGGGGCCCATCCCCCCAGACCCTACACTCTGTCCTGACTACTACCGGAGGCCGTCTTCGG CCCAAGGGCGCCTTGAGGGAAACGCGCCGAAGCTGGACCTGCTGACGCCGGACACGGACCCGGACCTAGATGCCACTCCTCCCCGCGGCCCCCGCATCCGTCCGGGAGGCCTAGAAATCCTGGAGCGTGGCCGTCGCGGCGTGGGTGGCGTGCTGCTGCAGCTCGGGGGTATCTCCCTGGGCCCAGGGGCCTCTCCCAAGA GGAAGGACCCTAAAGACCATGAGAAGGAGAACATGAGGCGGATCAGGGAGATCCAGAGGCGCTTCCGTGAGCAGGAGCACAGCCGGGAGCAGGGCCAGTCCAGGCCACTGAAGGCCCTGTGGCGCTCACCCAAGTATGACAAAGTGGAGTCGCGTGTCAAGGCTCAGCTGCAG GAGCCCGGCCCTGCCTCTGGAACTGAGCCAGCCCACTTCCTGCGGGCCCATTCCCGTTGCGGCCCTGGGCTCCCACCACCCCGTCCCCCCAGTCCCCAGCTAACCCCACCAGGTCCCAATGCTAAG GCCCCAGGCCTGGGTGTGGACTTCATTACCCACAATGCCCGCACTGCCAAGAGGGCCCCCCGGCGGCATTCTCGCTCGCTGCAAGTCCTGGCACAGGTGCTGGAGCAGCAACGGCAAGCCCAGGAGCACTACAATGCCACGCAGAAGGGTCATGTGCCCCATTA CTTGTTGGAGCGCAGGGACCTATGGCGGCGGGAGGCTGAGGCCCGTCAGCACAGCCAACCGGACCCAGCCATGCCTCCTGGCCACACTCGCATGCCTGAGAACCAGCGGCTGGAGACACTGAGCAGTCTGCTCCAGA GCCAGAGCCAGCTGCTGCGAGAGCTGGTGCTGCTGCCTGCGGGGGCGGATTCACTGAGGGCCCAGAGCCACCGTGCTGCGCTGGACCGGAAGCTGGTGCAGGTAGAGGAGGCCATCAAGATCTTTTCCCGCCCCAAAGTCTTTGTGAAGATGGATTCCTGA
- the C4H16orf86 gene encoding uncharacterized protein C16orf86 homolog, with the protein MDSAGAEKRPGAQEGTAVGHSQLTEVPCGHAQNSECPVMGDQCLVPAHEACQTQGEDKCPIRPASEPKIQEERLKLEEDRHKPEVEALEKRGPRPMASNVRPSHGPKRKPVKALILPGPSHQAHPRVESELPQGLSLQREEPENNQSEPSPSAKQHKKAKKRKSLGTPVLPVAASTVLAPSVTSGPERKAQRLRPLYQYINYCNPELNQAGEGDRETEAEVEPESELTVVPEEAGVEQLQALLPVAGELGSDLTLPCPSMYVPPTHTLVPLGEEASEEPGGLPSLGVSSRLKAEMDKSTQVDINKMLSVCNAPLVPPLSPQYK; encoded by the exons ATGGACTCCGCAGGGGCTGAGAAGCGGCCAGGGGCCCAAGAAGGGACAGCCGTGGGGCACTCACAGCTTACAGAGGTGCCTTGTGGCCATGCTCAGAATTCTGAG TGTCCCGTGATGGGAGACCAGTGCCTGGTGCCGGCCCATGAGGCCTGCCAAACCCAGGGTGAAGATAAATGTCCAATAAGACCCGCCTCAGAGCCAAAGATCCAGGAGGAGAGACTCAAGCTGGAGGAAGACAGGCACAAGCCAGAGGTGGAGGCACTGGAGAAGAGAGGTCCCAGGCCTATGGCCTCCAATGTGAGGCCCAGTCATGGTCCGAAGAGGAAGCCAGTCAA AGCCCTGAT CCTCCCAGGCCCAAGCCACCAAGCCCATCCTAGGGTGGAGAGTGAGCTGCCACAGGGGCTGTCGCTGCAGAGGGAGGAGCCGGAGAATAACCAGAGTGAGCCCTCACCATCTGCCAAACAGCACAAAAAAGCCAAGAAGCGCAAGAGTCTGGGAACCCCAGTGCTCCCAGTGGCGGCCAGCACGGTGTTGGCACCCTCAGTGACCTCGGGGCCTGAGC GAAAGGCCCAGCGCCTGCGGCCCCTGTACCAGTACATCAACTATTGCAACCCTGAGCTGAAccaggcaggggagggggacAGGGAGACTGAGGCTGAGGTGGAGCCTGAGTCGGAGCTGACCGTGGTCCCTGAGGAGGCGGGTGTGGAGCAACTGCAGGCTTTGCTGCCAGTGGCAGGTGAACTGGGCTCCGACCTCACTCTGCCCTGCCCCAGTATGTATGTGCCCCCCACCCACACTCTggttcccctgggggaggaagccagtgaggagcctgggggtctgcCCAGCTTGGGGGTCAGCAGTCGCCTCAAGGCTGAGATGGACAAGTCAACCCAGGTGGACATCAACAAAATGCTAAGTGTCTGCAATGCCCCGCTTGTCCCCCCACTCTCTCCTCAGTACAAGTGA
- the GFOD2 gene encoding glucose-fructose oxidoreductase domain-containing protein 2 isoform X1 — MKMLPGVGVFGTGSSARVLVPLLRAEGFTVQALWGKTEEEAKQLAEEMNIAFYTSRTDDVLLHQDVDLVCINMPPPLTRQISVKALGIGKNVVCEKAATSVDAFRMVTASRYYPQLMSLVGNVLRFLPAFVRMKQLIAEHYVGAVMICDARVYSGSLLSPNYGWICDELMGGGGLHTMGTYIVDLLTHLTGQRAEKVHGLLKTFVRQNAAIRGIRHVTSDDFCFFQMLMGGGVCSTVTLNFNMPGAFVHEVMVVGSAGRLVARGADLYGQKNSAPHEELLLRDSLAVGAGLPEQGAQDVPLLYLKGMVYMVQALRQSFQGQGDRRTWDHTPVSMAASFEDGLYMQSVVDAIKRSSRSGEWEAVEVLAEEPDANQNLCEALQRNNL, encoded by the exons ATGAAGATGCTTCCCGGCGTGGGTGTGTTTGGGACCGGCAGCTCCGCCCGGGTTCTGGTCCCACTGCTGCGGGCAGAGGGGTTCACGGTGCAGGCCCTGTGGGGGAAGACCGAGGAGGAGGCCAAGCAGCTCGCTGAGGAGATGAACATCGCCTTCTACACTAGCCGGACCGATGACGTCTTGCTGCATCAAGACGTGGATCTGGTGTGCATCAACATGCCCCCTCCGCTCACCCGGCAGATATCTGTGAAGGCTCTAG GCATTGGGAAGAACGTGGTTTGTGAGAAGGCTGCAACCTCAGTGGACGCTTTCCGGATGGTGACGGCCTCGCGCTACTACCCTCAGCTGATGAGCCTCGTGGGGAACGTGTTGCGCTTCCTGCCCGCCTTTGTGCGCATGAAGCAGCTGATCGCCGAGCACTACGTGGGCGCAGTGATGATCTGTGACGCACGCGTCTACTCGGGGAGCCTGCTCAGCCCCAACTATGGCTGGATCTGCGATGAACTCATGGGCGGCGGGGGCCTGCACACCATGGGCACCTACATTGTGGACCTGCTGACCCACCTTACCGGCCAGAGAGCCGAGAAGGTCCACGGGCTGCTCAAGACCTTTGTGAGGCAGAATGCGGCCATCCGCGGCATCCGGCACGTCACCAGCGATGACTTCTGTTTCTTCCAGATGCTCATGGGCGGGGGTGTGTGCAGCACAGTAACTCTCAACTTCAACATGCCAGGCGCCTTTGTGCACGAGGTCATGGTGGTGGGCTCCGCGGGACGCCTGGTCGCCCGGGGCGCGGACCTCTATGGGCAGAAGAACTCTGCCCCGCACGAGGAGCTGCTGCTGAGGGACTCGCTGGCTGTGGGTGCGGGGCTGCCCGAGCAGGGTGCCCAGGACGTCCCGCTGCTCTACCTGAAGGGCATGGTCTACATGGTGCAGGCTCTGCGCCAGTCCTTCCAGGGGCAGGGGGACCGCCGCACGTGGGACCACACCCCTGTCTCCATGGCCGCCTCGTTCGAGGACGGGCTCTACATGCAGAGTGTGGTGGATGCCATCAAACGGTCGAGCCGATCCGGGGAGTGGGAGGCGGTAGAGGTGCTGGCAGAGGAGCCCGACGCCAACCAGAACCTGTGCGAGGCGCTCCAGCGGAACAACCTGTGA
- the GFOD2 gene encoding glucose-fructose oxidoreductase domain-containing protein 2 isoform X2 — protein MVTASRYYPQLMSLVGNVLRFLPAFVRMKQLIAEHYVGAVMICDARVYSGSLLSPNYGWICDELMGGGGLHTMGTYIVDLLTHLTGQRAEKVHGLLKTFVRQNAAIRGIRHVTSDDFCFFQMLMGGGVCSTVTLNFNMPGAFVHEVMVVGSAGRLVARGADLYGQKNSAPHEELLLRDSLAVGAGLPEQGAQDVPLLYLKGMVYMVQALRQSFQGQGDRRTWDHTPVSMAASFEDGLYMQSVVDAIKRSSRSGEWEAVEVLAEEPDANQNLCEALQRNNL, from the coding sequence ATGGTGACGGCCTCGCGCTACTACCCTCAGCTGATGAGCCTCGTGGGGAACGTGTTGCGCTTCCTGCCCGCCTTTGTGCGCATGAAGCAGCTGATCGCCGAGCACTACGTGGGCGCAGTGATGATCTGTGACGCACGCGTCTACTCGGGGAGCCTGCTCAGCCCCAACTATGGCTGGATCTGCGATGAACTCATGGGCGGCGGGGGCCTGCACACCATGGGCACCTACATTGTGGACCTGCTGACCCACCTTACCGGCCAGAGAGCCGAGAAGGTCCACGGGCTGCTCAAGACCTTTGTGAGGCAGAATGCGGCCATCCGCGGCATCCGGCACGTCACCAGCGATGACTTCTGTTTCTTCCAGATGCTCATGGGCGGGGGTGTGTGCAGCACAGTAACTCTCAACTTCAACATGCCAGGCGCCTTTGTGCACGAGGTCATGGTGGTGGGCTCCGCGGGACGCCTGGTCGCCCGGGGCGCGGACCTCTATGGGCAGAAGAACTCTGCCCCGCACGAGGAGCTGCTGCTGAGGGACTCGCTGGCTGTGGGTGCGGGGCTGCCCGAGCAGGGTGCCCAGGACGTCCCGCTGCTCTACCTGAAGGGCATGGTCTACATGGTGCAGGCTCTGCGCCAGTCCTTCCAGGGGCAGGGGGACCGCCGCACGTGGGACCACACCCCTGTCTCCATGGCCGCCTCGTTCGAGGACGGGCTCTACATGCAGAGTGTGGTGGATGCCATCAAACGGTCGAGCCGATCCGGGGAGTGGGAGGCGGTAGAGGTGCTGGCAGAGGAGCCCGACGCCAACCAGAACCTGTGCGAGGCGCTCCAGCGGAACAACCTGTGA